The DNA region GTCGATTTACACATAGTTTGATACACATTTCACAAAAAACATTCATTCACTGATATCTGCTTTTTCCTTCGACACTTGAGGTTGATACACTTCATTAAACGTGTAAGTCGTATGATTCATCTTAACAACGATAGTAAGTGTTTGGTGAGCGTAACTATATGTTAAACGACCGGCTGAAAATTCCTGAGTTCCTTTTGGGTCAAGGGGGTCGCTTTTTTGTTTTACTTCGGCGAGAAACATACTGACCATTGTTTTAGC from Enterococcus sp. 9D6_DIV0238 includes:
- the comGG gene encoding competence type IV pilus minor pilin ComGG; this encodes MKKSYKGGILLTSLLLVFLSSFLFLLVLEEFKLAQQFSQKTKDYYIAKTMVSMFLAEVKQKSDPLDPKGTQEFSAGRLTYSYAHQTLTIVVKMNHTTYTFNEVYQPQVSKEKADISE